From Bradyrhizobium sp. AZCC 1610:
CCGCCAGCGCCTCGAAGATGACGTTGGAGCCGAGGCCTTCCCGCGTCGTCGCAGGAAGCGAGGCCGCTTTCAGCCGCTGCGTCATCAATGCCGACAGCACATATTGTTCGGTGAAGGTTTTTGCGCCGATGATGTAGTTCGTCTGCGCGCGCATCATGGCAGGCACCAGCGTGACCGCAACGAGCGCGGCGATGCCGGCGCCGCCCAGCGCCGCGCGCAGGCGGCTGCGGTGGCGCAAGCCGCTTTCGATCAGCGCCAGCAGTTGATCGACCAGCAGCGCCAGCACCGCGGCGGCAAGGCAGCCGAACAGCACGAACACCCAGTTCTGGGTCTGCAACCCTGCAAAGATGTAATTGCCGAGGCTGGTCTGGCCGATCGGCGTCGACAACGTTGCGGTGCCGATCACCCAGACCGCTGATGTGCGGATGCCCGCCATCATCACCGGCAGCGCCAGCGGTAGTTCCACCGTGAACAGCGATTGCCGCGGCGTCATGCCGACGCCCTGCGCCGCTTCGAGGATCGCAGGCTCGACACCCAGCAGGCCGGTGATGGTGTTGCGCAGCACCGGCAGCATCGAATAGAGCACCAGCGCCAGTACCGCGGGCAAAAATCCGAACGCGGAAAAACTGACGCCGAACCACGACAGCGAGAGTGCCGCAAGCGCCAGCAGCAGCGGATAGAACAGCGCCAGCAGCGCTAATCCCGGCACCGTCTGCACGATACTGGCGAGCCCGAGCAGCGCGCCGCGCAGCACCGGCCGATGGCGCGAGAGGATCGCAAGCGGCAGGCTGACCAGAAGTCCGAGCGCCAGCGCGGTGACGCTGACGCGGACATGACTGCCGAGATAGTCGGGCAGGTGGCCCAGCGCCTCGCCCCAGCGTGGATCGGCAAAGATGCTCATGCCGCACCGTCCCGCGGCAGCAGGGCGCCGAGCCGTTCGGCCTGCCGCCGCGGCGTGCGCATGAGTTCGCCGACGTAAGCATCGTCGCTTTCGGAAAGCTCTGATGGCGTGCCCTGCGCCAGCAGCCGGCCGCCTCCCATCACCGCGATCCGGTCGGCGAGCAGGATGGCTTCCGTCATGTCATGGGTGATCATGACCGTGGTCAGGCCGAGCGTGCGATGCAGCTCGCGAAAATCGTCGCCGAGCGCATCGCGGGTTAAGGGGTCAAGCGCGCCGAACGGCTCGTCCATCAGTACGATGCGCGGCTTTGCGGCCAGCGCGCGCGCCACGCTGACGCGCTGGCGCTGGCCGCCGGAGAGTTCATGCGGCAGCCGGTTGCGGTATTGCGGCCGGTCGAGCCTGACAAGGTCGAGCAGTTCATCCACCCGCGCGGAAATCTCGGCGGGCGGAGTGCCCGTTAGCTTCGGCGTAATGCCGATATTGTCGGCGACGCTGAGATGCGGAAACAGCCCGCCGCTCTGGAAGACATAGCCGATCCGCCGCCGCAGCAGGATAGGATCGACGTTGTGCACGTCCTCGCCTTCGACCGTGATCGAGCCGGAGTCCGCCTCGATCAGCCGGTTGGCAAGCCGCAACAGCGTGGTCTTGCCCGAACCGGAGCCGCCGACGATGGCCAAAAACTCGCCCTCGGCGACCTCGAGCGAGACGTCGTCGACGGCGACGACGCGGCCATCGTCAAAGGTCTTGCCGACATTCGCGTAAGCTATCAGTGGCGTGGTCGGCATTCGGTGCGGTCCCAACCCTTGGCTCTTCCTAGCGGTACAGTGATAGCCGATAAATGGCCGGCCCGCGAATGTGGGACTTCAACTGTCCCCGGGAAGGCGTGAACGGGCGGGGTAATCGGGAAAATGCCCGGCATCGGCGGCAGGTTGCCTACATGGCGGTTGACCTTACGAAACAGCGCTCATCGCCACCTGGTTGATGGTGACTGTATGGATTGCACAACCGATAGTTCCGCCAACCGATATCGTGCTTGCAGGTGACCTTTATTCCGCCTAACAGCGTTATGCATGATCGATCGTGTGACGCTGATTACCGGTGCGTCGTCGGGAATAGGCGCCGAACTGGCACGCGTTTCGCATCAAAGGGCCATCGACTAGCCCTGGTTGATCGACACGGGGATCGCCTTGCAACGTTGGCGAGCGAAATCGTCGCCGCTGGTGGCGCGCGGCCGATTTTGATTCCTTGCGACCTCGAATACCCCGATACGTGCGATAAAATTGCCGCGGCCTTGGCCACGGAAGCGGTGGAGGTCGAGTTCGTCGTCAACAATGCGGGCTTCGGTCTGTTTGGCTGTGCGATCGAACTGGATCGGGCAGCGCAGCTCGGTATCGTCGCGGTCAACATCATGGCGCTGACCGATTTGTCGCTACGCTTTGCCGACAGCTTGATACGGCATCGCGGTGGTATCCTCAATCTGGGTTCGCTTGCCGGCTTTCTGCCAGGCCCCGGAATGGCGGTGTATTATGCGTCCAAGGCTTACGTCCTGTCGTTCAGCGAAGCGCTACGCCAGGAACTCGCACCGCACGGAGTGCGCGTGACGACGCTCTGTCCCGGTTCGGTGTCGACGGAATTTCAGGCGCGGGCCGGGATTAAACCCGGATTTGAACATGAAATGCTGAACATCCCGGCATCTGATGTCGCGCAGGCCGGGTATCGCGGCCTGATGGCGAATAAGCGCGTGGTGCTGCCCGGTCCCGGCATCAAGATTATTTCGGTTCTGCTCCGGCTGTTTCCGCGCGCGTTTATCCTGGCGGCGGTCGGTCGCATTCAGCTACGAAAGCGCGGATAAGCTTTCACCGTCCCCATTGCTTCCGACCCCAAGGCAGGGGGTGTGCTGCGTTGGCAATACACATTGCCAGATGTTCGCGCGGTGTCGCTATTCCCTTCAAAGCCCCGGGTCCTTCGGGGCTTTGTAGCTCAGAATCTGTCGCTCACGTCGGCAGGCGCAGCTCTCACGGGACGTCGACAATCTCCACCCAATTCGCGCCATTACCGACCGGGTAGCGACTGGGCTCGCCCAGCTTTCCGGTGCTTTGGTCGATCTTGTAGACCGACAGGCGGTCCGACTTTTCACCCGAAGCGACGAGATACTGGCCGCTAGGATCGATCTTGATGCCGCGCGGCTGCGCCTCAGTTGCGAAATTGGTGACGTAGGTAAGCTTGCCGGTTTCGGCCGTCACCGTGAACAGGGCGATCTTGTTGCTGGTGCGTTCGGTCGAATACAGGAATTTGCCATTGGGCGTGGTCTGGATGTCGGCCGCCCAGACTTTCGGCTTGTCGTCCTTTGGTGCGGCTGCCGCGGGCGCCGGTGCGGCGCCGGCCGGCGCCTGCGGCGCGCCCCAGACGAGACCGGCCTCCGCCGGCACAGAACTGATGCTCTCTACGAGCGTCAGCGTTCCCTTGGCCGTGTCGATCGCATATTGCGTGACGTGTCCCGAGAGCTCGTTTAGCACATAAAGGTTCTTGTTGTCCGGCGAGAGCGTCATGTGGCGCGGGCCGTGACCTGCTTCCGGGCTGACCGCCGCCGGCTCATTGGCCGTGAGCTTGCCGGTCTTGCTATCGAAGATGAACTGCAGCACCTGATTGGCGCTGAGTATGGTCGCATAGACGAACTTGTTGCTGCGGTCGGGCAGGATCGCATGCGCATTGCGGCCAGTGGCGATTACCTGAATAGCTTCCGCCTCCACCAGCCCATTTTCGCCGATCGGGCTTACCGCAAGTTTGTCGCCGCCATAGGAGGCGGTGAACAGGTAACGCCCGGTGTGATCGGTCGACACATAGGGCATGCTGTCGGGAAGCGGCGCCGACGCCTTTTGCGTGAGCGCGCCGGTCGCGGGATCGATGGCGTAGGTCAATACGCGTGTTGGCTGCGAGCGGATTACGGCATAGAGCTGCTTTTTGCTCGGGCTCACCGTCATTGGCATGACCAGTTTGGCGGCCTCGGCCTTGCCGATCGGTGTCAGCGCGCCGGTGCTGGTGTCCATGATGTAGCTGTCGATATTGCCGTCCTGTGCATTCGACACGTAGACGAACGTCTTGGCCGCGGCCATCGAGGTCACTCCGATTATAAACAGCAGCGCGAGCGCGACGCTCGTCGCTCCACTTCTTGGCGTTTTCATTTTTGCTCTCCCCGGACTTGTCAAAAGTAGCTTTCGGCCGCAGTCAGCGCTGAGACCTCATTGTGTCTCCGAGGCTCAGGCCAAGAGCATCATACCCTGTCAAACAAGCAGACCAACAGGAGACACACAGGCTCGTTTTTGCGGCTAGCAAGAGGGGACATTCGGCCAGGCTCTTCTCTACATTTCAGAACTGATGGCAACGCAAATTGCGCCGGCCGGCGCCTTGCCGCGAGAGGTGGCATCGCCTCAAAGATCAGCGGCAAGGCATCGAGGCGTTCCCACCGTCCAGGAGGGCCGTGCTCTATTTCTTTCGCGTGCGATGTTCAGCCAACCGGTCCGGGGATCCAATAGTCGCCGGAAAGTGGCCTAACTCTTACGCCATAAATTACCCCGAGCTGCAGGCTCGGATCGAAATGGCGCATCGCCCGCTCATTGAGGTCAATGATGCGGCCAGGCGTTAGTGGCCCCACGTCATTTATCTTGACGATGACCTTCTTGCCTACAGCCTCAACGAGGGCATACTTCGGCCTGGCGCCATATTGGACCCCACCAAATTTCTGGCGCAAACTCGTCTTGATGGCAGCCGCCCAGACAGAGGGTTCATAGCGCTCGCCGGAGGCTGTGTTCGGGCCGCCCTCCCGCCATCCAGGCCGGAACGGGTTGTACGTGGATGCTGCGCCAACGATCGCATCCCCAGAAGCGGCGTTGACGACGGCGCTTGAATGAACTGCAGCGATTTCACTTCGAGCAACGGTAACAGAAATGGTAAGCGCAACTACGGCGCCGCAAATTGCGGCGCTCGAGCGAAACAACATCATAACTCCTTGACTGATTTTTTAGATCGTTCGGTTCCCGACGCCGCAAAACATGGTCAAGCGAACGCGGATGCTTGACGAACTCGCGCTGATTTTTGCGGATTCGTGCCAATCCTGGCGACGGAACCGTTGTGGGAACCAGGGTGGTCCTCGCACAAGTGTTCTTAGTTCTCACCGACTAAGACAGAAATTGCGTCAGCAGCATGACTGAATAGAGCCTCTTTGTTAGGGCGTGAGTAGGAGCAAGCGTCTGACCGATGTCCCCCTTGAGGTCAAAAGCTGTCGTGGGGGTAACGTCCGCTGCCAGCGCAATGCGGATGTTCGTCTTTCAGTGCTTCCTGTCCCTCAATATCCAGATGATTGGTCGGCTCATCGAGGAGATAGAAGTTCGGTTGGGTCGGCCGGAGCAGCAGCATGCCCAGCCGCGGCGGACGATCGTGTGCATCGGCGCGTCGGCGCAAGGAGTGAGGCAAAAGCCCGCCCCGCGAGGGAGGGCGAGTTGAAGTCTCGGTCCGCTCAGCTCTGAAAGCCGAAGCTGGTCAACGACCGCGTCGCAGGCCTTCGTTGAACTTCTCCTTCGTACCCGCTAAGGCATCCCTCCAAACCTTGGGGAGAAAACATGGCGGATACCGCACAGCCGATGGCGGTCGCGCTTGGCGATGCGACAGTGGCGTTTCGCGTGGCCGGCGACCGGGTCTATACGGCCGTCGAGAAGGCCAATCTGTCCGTCCCCCATGGCGAGTTCGTCGCCATTGTGGGCCCGACCGGCTGCGGGAAATCGACGCTGCTCAACGTGGCGGCCGGGCTTTTGAAGCCCGCCGCGGGGTCGGTGAAGATTTTCGATCAGCCGCTGACCGGCCTGAACCGGGATGCCGGCTACCTGTTTCAGGCCGATGCGCTGTTTCCCTGGAAGACCGCGATCGACAATGTCGCCATTGGCCTCGACATCAAGGGCGCGCCGCGCGAGCAGGCGCTGCAGCGCGCGCAGGGCTGGCTCACATCAGTGGGGCTCGGCGCGTTCGCCAACCGCTATCCGCACATGCTGTCCGGCGGGCAGCGCAAGCGTGTCGGGCTGGCGCAGGTGCTGATCCGCGACCCCAAGATATTGCTGATGGACGAGCCGTTCGGCCCGCTCGACGCCCAGACCCGGCAGATCATGGGCAATCTGCTGCTGGAATTATGGAACGCCGACCGCAAGGCGGTGCTGTTCGTCACCCACGATCTCGAAGAGGCGATCGCGCTCGCCGATCGTGTCGTGATCATGTCGGCAGGGCCATCCGCGCGCATCATCGGCGACTGGCGGGTGCCGCTGCCGCGCCCGCGCGACATCTCGGAAGTGCGGATGGAAAAGCAATTCCACGAACTGCACCGCGAAATCTGGAGCGTGCTGAAGGACGAAGTGATGAAGGGTTATGCGCAGTCGACGCTAAGTGCGGAGGTCGGCTGATGTCGCGCCTGACACTGCTGTTCTGGCAATTGATGGTGGCCGTGGTCGCACTATCGCTGTGGCAGTTCCTCGCCACCGTGCCGGTGTTCGGCCGCATCCTGCTGCCGCCGTTCTTCTTCTCCAACCCGGTCGACGTCGCGAGCCAGATCGTCAAATGGTTCTCCTCCGGCGTGATCTGGAAGCATCTGATGATCACGCTGTGGGAGTCGGTGCTGGCTTTCGTGATCGGCTCGGTCGGCGGCGTGCTGGTCGGCTTCTGGTTCGCGCGCCAGCCGCGCGTCGCCGCGGTGTTCGATCCCTACGTCAAGATGGTCAACGCGCTGCCGCGCGTGGTGCTGGCGCCGATCTTCACGTTGTGGCTCGGCCTCGGCATCTGGTCCAAGGTCGCGCTCGGCGTGACGCTGGTGTTCTTCATCGTGTTCTTCAACGTCTATCAGGGTGTCAAGGAAGTCTCACCGACGGTACTGGATAATGGCCGCATGTTAGGGATGAGCGAGCGTCAGCTGACGCGCCACGTTTACTGGCCGTCGGCGCTGTCGTGGATGTTCTCTTCGCTGCACACTGCGGTCGGCTTTGCTGTGGTCGGCGCCGTGGTCGGCGAATATCTGGGATCGGCGGCCGGTCTCGGCTACCTGATCCAGCAGGCCGAAGGCGTGTTCGATGTCGCCGCCGTGTTTGCCGGCATGTTCGTGCTGTCGGCCTTCGTCATCCTGATCGACATGGTGGTGACACTGGTCGAGCGGCGGCTGCTGGTGTGGCGGCCGGTGGTGGCGGACGGCAGGGGGTAACGCTTCCTGCCGTCATTGCGAGCGAAGCGAAGCAATCCATCGCGCCGCACGCGGAGACGTGGATTGCTTCGTCGCTTTGCTCCTCGCAATGACGGCGGAGAGAACCGTAGGGTGGGCAAAGCGGAGCGTGCCCACCATCAAGATTGCAATGCGGATGGATGGTGGGCATGGCGCGAAGGGCGCCTTTGCCCACCCTGCGATTCTCCTGGTCTGGCGTCCGGCGGCCGAAGGCCCCACTACGTGGCGACATCGGATGCTAGTCGAAATTGCGGATCCAATTTCACGTCAGCGGTAATCGAGTTGGAAATGAAGCAGTTTTCCTTCACCTTGGCCATGATCGTTCGGGCGGCCGCGATTTCAGCCTGTCTTCCCAAGGTCAGGGTTGGCCGAACGCTGACTTCAACAATCCGATATTTGCCGTCGACATTTGCCAGCAAGCCTTCCGCGGCGCTTTCATAGGCCACAAACTCCAGCCCCTTGCTTTGAGCGAACGATACAAACGTCAGCATCAAGCAAGCATTCAGCGCGGCGACCACCATTTCTTCGGGAGCCCAGACGCCTGCCGCTCCCTTGAATTCAGGAGGACTGCCGATCTCGATGTCGGGTTTGCCGGGTGCGGACGTTCGGCCGCGGCGAGCGGTGTCCCAGACCAGGTTGTTCCTGTATTGAAAGGACTTGTAGGTTTTCCCTGTTGCCACGTGATCCTCCAGGATGACCTTATCGGAGCTCGCAGAATGTAGCGTCGGCAAAGCGAAGCGTGCCCACCATCTGCAGATCATGGGGACGCTGGATGGTGGGCATGGCACTGCGTGCCTTTGCCCACCATGCGGCTATCGCAATGGCGGCGGAGGGGCCGTGGCCCTTCAATTCAACATCTTCGTATCGTCAGGCGCCTGCGGCGGCGTCTTGATCGCGATCGCCTTGATGGTGCGGCCGTCGGGCTTGGTGCCGCCATGCGCGGTGCCCTTCGGGATCACGACGAGATCGCCCGGCTTCACCTTCACTTCCTTGTCGCCCAGCCAGATCGTGCCGGTGCCGTCGAGGATGTACTGGATCTCGTTGGTGCTGGGATGCATGTGCTTGCCGACATTGCCGTCCTGGATCGAGATGGTCATGCCGTCGGCGGCAACGAACAATTTGGAGCGCATGCCGGTGCCCGAGGGCATGCCGAGCGCATCGCCCTCGAGTTCGCCGGTATGGATGACCTGCGCCGTGATGTTCTCGGCGGCGATCGCCGGCCGCAACAGATGAGTGACGCTGCAACCGGCGGCGAACGCGGCGGCGAGCGATAGCGTGATGGCCAGGCGATTCATGGGCAGTCCCCCCTGTGTTGATTATTATGGGTGCGATGCTATGCCGCGAAACGGTTGCTGACCAGAGGTCGAGAAGTCGATCGGCCAAGACGGGGGCCTTCGACGAGGCTGGCGATATGGTTGGCCGGATTGTTCGTCGGGCGCCGGAATTGCTTGAGGCCCCCGCGTTGCGCGTTTGCCACAGGCTTTGAAATAGGCCGGCAATCTTTGGGTCGCCTGATCGACTTTATTCCGTGGAACTGAATACATGGCGCAAACGCTCGATTATTTTGGCGTTATTTTTTGATGAGCGTTTGAGGAATATTTTGCGAATTTGCACGCCTAGGCTGGGAATGCCGTTCGGTAGCTGCCGAATGTCGGCGGCTGTATTGTTGGCGGCCATGTTGCCGCTGCTGCTTTGGCCGGTGGACGAAGCGAACGCGCAGTGCGTCGGTTTCCCGGTCCAGACCAATCAGACTTGCACCAACAGCGGCACACTCGCTGATACCAGTGTTCGGGGCATTGGCAATGTCGGCCTGCAGGATCTGGGGACGCTAAGCTTGACCAACACCACGGCCGGCGTGATCTTCGCCAGCGGCTTCAGCAGTCTGGGCATCTTCGCCAATCAGGATTTGAACCTGACGAATTCTGGAAGCATCGCTGCCGCGGGTGCTGCCAACAGCGCCATTGGGGTGGGGCGAGATGCCAGCGTCAACAATTCCGGGATCATCAGGGCTGACGACGGTTTCAGCAACGGTATCGTAGCTACGCGCGACGCCAACGTGGCCAACTCCGGCACGATTTCGGCCAACGGGTCCCAGGGCACCGGCATTATCGCCATTCGAAATGCGTATGTGATCAATTCCGGAAGCATCCTGACCAACGGTCCCGATGGCTTCGGTATTTTCGTCGATCAGCACATTGCCACCGTTATCAATTCCGGGGTCATCTCGGCCAACGGAAGCGGCGGCATCGGCATTGTCTCCGGCGAGACTGTCCTTGCGACCAATTCCGGCACCATCTCGGCGAACGGCATCAGCGGCATCGGCATCAAGAGTTTTCAAGACGCCAGTTTGACGAACTCCGGAATCATCACGGCCGGAGACGGCGGTCGCGGCGTCTTTTCGCTTCGAGATGCGACCGTAGCCAATACCGGCACGATCGCGGCTTCCACCACTGGCGTCGCTATTCACGCGCTGCGGAATGCCGCCGTGACAAATTCGGGCCTCATCAGAGCCAACGACACCGGCGGCACCGCCATTGCCGCCACCCTGACCGCCGACGTCAGCAACTCAGGGCTGGTTCTGGGAAATCTGTTCGCTATCGCTGCCACCACCGCGAACGTGGTCAATTCCGGCACCATTTCGGTCAGCGCTTTCACCGGGCGGGCGATCCGCTCTCTTCAGGATGCCAACGTCACCAATTCCGGCGTCATTTCGGGCACAAGCGCGAGCACTGTTGGAATTTCTGCCGGCCGAGACGCCAACGTGGTCAATTCAGGCACCATCTCGTCGCAGGGCACCGGCACCAGCATCGGTGCCGGCCGAGATGCAAACGTACTTAATTCCGGGACCATTCTGGCTGACGGTACGTCCGGCGCCGCGATCATCGCCACGCGGGATGCCAACGTGACGAATTCGGGCGTGATTGCTGCCAATGGACCCAACGGTGTCGCGATTATCGGTCTTCAGAACGCCTACGTGATCAATTCCGGAATCGTTTCGGCGAATGGTACGGGCGGAACCGCCATTTTGGTCGATCAGCACAACGCGACCCTGATCAATTCCGGCGCCATCTCGGCCGGCAGCTTCGGCATTCAGGCCTTTGGCTCAAGCAACGTGACCAATTCCGGGATCCTCAGCGGCGGGCTTGCGGCGCTTCAGCTTGTGGGATTGCCCGACACGCTGACCGTGCAGCGGGGATCGCGGATCATCGGCGCCATCAATCTCGGCGGCGGCGGTGACACCGTCAACATGCGGGCGGTCAACCAGAACCTCACCTTCGATACGCTGACAGGTGCAACGGTGGGCGGCACGGTGCCTTATGTGGTGTCGGGCAACCGGATCGCCTCGGTCGATCCGACCTCATTTGCAACGGCCGGCAGCGTGCTTTCCGATTTCTCGCGCAGCGTTTCCGCGATCGTGCCGGCATTCGACGGCGTGACGGCATCCGGTGGCGGCGGCACGTCCGCGTTCGCCGCGCCCGATGGCGGCATGTCGCGCATCGCCGATGCCTTTGCCGGCATTCCCGGCCTCTCGGCCTATGCCTCGGACGAGATTGCCTACAAGAGTCCGACCGCAGTCCATGCCGACGGCACCACCGTGTGGGGCCGCGGTTTTGGCGGCCGGCACATCCAGTCCGCCGATGGCCTCTTGATGCGCAATGTCACGACCTGGTTCGGCGGGGCGATCGGTGTCGAGAAATCCGTGCGTCCGGATCTGCGTCTCGGCGTCTTCGTCGGCGCCGGCAGCACCCATAACAGCATTGATCCGAACAATGATGCGACCGACAGTAATCTCGGATTTGGTGGAGCCTATGCGCGCTACACCACTGGTGCATCGTTCCTCCAGGCGGGCGCGCAGGGCGGGGCGCTGCACAGCGCGACCTCTCGTCTCGTCAACAACAATCTGGTGCCCAACGGGCTGGAGACGGCGACCGCGAGTTACAACGGCTGGTACGTCAGTCCCGAGCTGACATTGGGCCATCGCTTCGAACTCGGAACGCTGCTCGATTCGCACTACGCGCTGACACCGGGCGTGCAGTTGCGCTATCTCTATGCCGGCTTCGACGGCTATACCGAAACCGGTACCACCGCGCCGCTGACGGCGGGCGGCCGCAACACGCAAAATGTCGAGGAGCGCGCCGAGCTGAAGTTGACCCGGAGCACGCAGATCTCCCCGGCGTCGCGGCTGCTTATCAATCTGTCTGGCGGAGCGCTTGGCGTGCAGCGGGTCGGTGGCGATACCATCAATGCCACCTTGCTCGCGCAGCCGCTCGCCATCGCCGCACCGGGCGCGGGCAATGTCTGGGGCGGCTTCGGCGGCCTTGCCATGGAATGGCAGTCGCGCAACGTATCTCTATTCGCCGCGGCCGAATATCTGGGGTGGAACAGTTCGGGCTCGATCGTCAGCGGTCGGGGCGGCCTCCGCGTCGGCTTTTAATCATAGGTGCAGCACCTTCTCAGGCGGCGCATGCTGCTCTATCGTGCCGCCCGAATTGAGACCGGGAGGATTACCATGAAGAAACTGTTCGGCCGGCTGGCCGCTTCGCTGCTGGCATTGGCGCTGTCCTCGGGATTTGCCGCAGCGCAAAGCAAGGTTACTGTCGCGATCGGCGGCGGCTCCTGCCTGTGCTATCTGCCGACGGTGCTGGCCAGGCAGCTCGGCGAATATGAAAAGGCGGGGCTGGCCGTCGAACTGGTCGACCTCAAGGGCGGTTCGGACGCGCTGAAGGCCGTGCTCGGCGGCAGCGCCGACGTGGTGTCGGGCTATTTCGACCATTGCGTCAATCTGGCCGCCAAGAAGCAGGAATTGCAGTCCTTCGTGATCTATGACCGCTATCCCGGCCTGGTGCTGGTGGTGTCGCCCGCGCATACCAGCGAGATCAAATCGATCAAGGATCTGGCCGGCAAGAAGGTCGGCGTCAGCGCGCCGGGCTCCTCGACCGATTTCTTCCTGAAGTATC
This genomic window contains:
- a CDS encoding glycine betaine ABC transporter substrate-binding protein → MSIFADPRWGEALGHLPDYLGSHVRVSVTALALGLLVSLPLAILSRHRPVLRGALLGLASIVQTVPGLALLALFYPLLLALAALSLSWFGVSFSAFGFLPAVLALVLYSMLPVLRNTITGLLGVEPAILEAAQGVGMTPRQSLFTVELPLALPVMMAGIRTSAVWVIGTATLSTPIGQTSLGNYIFAGLQTQNWVFVLFGCLAAAVLALLVDQLLALIESGLRHRSRLRAALGGAGIAALVAVTLVPAMMRAQTNYIIGAKTFTEQYVLSALMTQRLKAASLPATTREGLGSNVIFEALAADDIDVYVDYSGTLWANQFHRTDIRPRQELLAELKTMLAKQNITLLGELGFENAYALVMPRKRAEQLGIRTIADLAARAANMSIAGDYEFFSRPEWTALRKAYGLSFRAQRQMQPDFMYAAVASGEVDVIAGYTSDGLIAKYDLVTLGDIRRAIPPYDAMVLLAPKRANDEALRKALQPLLGKIDIATMREANLRAAGNDAESSPDAVAQWLWEKVGNR
- a CDS encoding ATP-binding cassette domain-containing protein: MPTTPLIAYANVGKTFDDGRVVAVDDVSLEVAEGEFLAIVGGSGSGKTTLLRLANRLIEADSGSITVEGEDVHNVDPILLRRRIGYVFQSGGLFPHLSVADNIGITPKLTGTPPAEISARVDELLDLVRLDRPQYRNRLPHELSGGQRQRVSVARALAAKPRIVLMDEPFGALDPLTRDALGDDFRELHRTLGLTTVMITHDMTEAILLADRIAVMGGGRLLAQGTPSELSESDDAYVGELMRTPRRQAERLGALLPRDGAA
- a CDS encoding lactonase family protein, yielding MKTPRSGATSVALALLFIIGVTSMAAAKTFVYVSNAQDGNIDSYIMDTSTGALTPIGKAEAAKLVMPMTVSPSKKQLYAVIRSQPTRVLTYAIDPATGALTQKASAPLPDSMPYVSTDHTGRYLFTASYGGDKLAVSPIGENGLVEAEAIQVIATGRNAHAILPDRSNKFVYATILSANQVLQFIFDSKTGKLTANEPAAVSPEAGHGPRHMTLSPDNKNLYVLNELSGHVTQYAIDTAKGTLTLVESISSVPAEAGLVWGAPQAPAGAAPAPAAAAPKDDKPKVWAADIQTTPNGKFLYSTERTSNKIALFTVTAETGKLTYVTNFATEAQPRGIKIDPSGQYLVASGEKSDRLSVYKIDQSTGKLGEPSRYPVGNGANWVEIVDVP
- a CDS encoding septal ring lytic transglycosylase RlpA family protein; this encodes MMLFRSSAAICGAVVALTISVTVARSEIAAVHSSAVVNAASGDAIVGAASTYNPFRPGWREGGPNTASGERYEPSVWAAAIKTSLRQKFGGVQYGARPKYALVEAVGKKVIVKINDVGPLTPGRIIDLNERAMRHFDPSLQLGVIYGVRVRPLSGDYWIPGPVG
- a CDS encoding ABC transporter ATP-binding protein, producing MADTAQPMAVALGDATVAFRVAGDRVYTAVEKANLSVPHGEFVAIVGPTGCGKSTLLNVAAGLLKPAAGSVKIFDQPLTGLNRDAGYLFQADALFPWKTAIDNVAIGLDIKGAPREQALQRAQGWLTSVGLGAFANRYPHMLSGGQRKRVGLAQVLIRDPKILLMDEPFGPLDAQTRQIMGNLLLELWNADRKAVLFVTHDLEEAIALADRVVIMSAGPSARIIGDWRVPLPRPRDISEVRMEKQFHELHREIWSVLKDEVMKGYAQSTLSAEVG
- a CDS encoding ABC transporter permease — translated: MSRLTLLFWQLMVAVVALSLWQFLATVPVFGRILLPPFFFSNPVDVASQIVKWFSSGVIWKHLMITLWESVLAFVIGSVGGVLVGFWFARQPRVAAVFDPYVKMVNALPRVVLAPIFTLWLGLGIWSKVALGVTLVFFIVFFNVYQGVKEVSPTVLDNGRMLGMSERQLTRHVYWPSALSWMFSSLHTAVGFAVVGAVVGEYLGSAAGLGYLIQQAEGVFDVAAVFAGMFVLSAFVILIDMVVTLVERRLLVWRPVVADGRG
- a CDS encoding OsmC family protein → MATGKTYKSFQYRNNLVWDTARRGRTSAPGKPDIEIGSPPEFKGAAGVWAPEEMVVAALNACLMLTFVSFAQSKGLEFVAYESAAEGLLANVDGKYRIVEVSVRPTLTLGRQAEIAAARTIMAKVKENCFISNSITADVKLDPQFRLASDVAT
- a CDS encoding cupin domain-containing protein, giving the protein MNRLAITLSLAAAFAAGCSVTHLLRPAIAAENITAQVIHTGELEGDALGMPSGTGMRSKLFVAADGMTISIQDGNVGKHMHPSTNEIQYILDGTGTIWLGDKEVKVKPGDLVVIPKGTAHGGTKPDGRTIKAIAIKTPPQAPDDTKMLN
- a CDS encoding autotransporter outer membrane beta-barrel domain-containing protein yields the protein MSAAVLLAAMLPLLLWPVDEANAQCVGFPVQTNQTCTNSGTLADTSVRGIGNVGLQDLGTLSLTNTTAGVIFASGFSSLGIFANQDLNLTNSGSIAAAGAANSAIGVGRDASVNNSGIIRADDGFSNGIVATRDANVANSGTISANGSQGTGIIAIRNAYVINSGSILTNGPDGFGIFVDQHIATVINSGVISANGSGGIGIVSGETVLATNSGTISANGISGIGIKSFQDASLTNSGIITAGDGGRGVFSLRDATVANTGTIAASTTGVAIHALRNAAVTNSGLIRANDTGGTAIAATLTADVSNSGLVLGNLFAIAATTANVVNSGTISVSAFTGRAIRSLQDANVTNSGVISGTSASTVGISAGRDANVVNSGTISSQGTGTSIGAGRDANVLNSGTILADGTSGAAIIATRDANVTNSGVIAANGPNGVAIIGLQNAYVINSGIVSANGTGGTAILVDQHNATLINSGAISAGSFGIQAFGSSNVTNSGILSGGLAALQLVGLPDTLTVQRGSRIIGAINLGGGGDTVNMRAVNQNLTFDTLTGATVGGTVPYVVSGNRIASVDPTSFATAGSVLSDFSRSVSAIVPAFDGVTASGGGGTSAFAAPDGGMSRIADAFAGIPGLSAYASDEIAYKSPTAVHADGTTVWGRGFGGRHIQSADGLLMRNVTTWFGGAIGVEKSVRPDLRLGVFVGAGSTHNSIDPNNDATDSNLGFGGAYARYTTGASFLQAGAQGGALHSATSRLVNNNLVPNGLETATASYNGWYVSPELTLGHRFELGTLLDSHYALTPGVQLRYLYAGFDGYTETGTTAPLTAGGRNTQNVEERAELKLTRSTQISPASRLLINLSGGALGVQRVGGDTINATLLAQPLAIAAPGAGNVWGGFGGLAMEWQSRNVSLFAAAEYLGWNSSGSIVSGRGGLRVGF